The sequence CTGCTGCAGATCCTCTTCTTCGGAGCGGCCGGAATCCTGGGCACCTACGGGGGCAACCTTGTCTCCCAGTCCGTGGCCAACCTGCGGGCCATGGCCGTGATCACCGGCGGCCTCTTCGGCGGTCCCGTGGTCGGCATCGCTTCGGGACTCATCGCCGGAGGCCATCGCATCCTCATCGACATCGGAGGCTTCAGCGCCGTCCCCTGCGGCATGGCGACCATGATCGAAGGCGCGGCCGCCGGGCTGCTGACCCTTTACCTCAAAGAGCGTAGCGTGGACTGGCGCTGGGCCGCCGGGCTGGCCCTGGGCGGCGAGACACTACACATGGGCATGGTTCTGGTTCTGTCCCATTCCTTCACCGAAGCCGTGGAACTGGTGCGCATCATCGCCGCGCCCATGATTCTCTTGAACGCCCTGGGCGCTGCCACCTTCGTGCAGGTCATCAACGTGGTCTTTCGCTACCGGGCCCGGCAGGATTCGGTTCAGGCCCAGGAAATTCTCGACATCGCCAACTCCACGGCCAGCCACCTGCGCTCCGGCCTGACCGCCGAAAGCGCCATGGCCACGGCGCGGATCATCCACAGTCGCGTCGCGGTCGGCGCGGTGGCCATCACGGGCGAAGCCGATGTCCTGGCCCACATCGGCGTCGGCGACGACCATCACCTGCCCGGTCGTCCCATCGTCACCAAGGCCACGCGGACCGTGCTCGAAACAGGACAGCCCATGTTCCTGAGCAACAAGGCCGGCATCGGCTGCGGGCACCGGGACTGCCCCTTCGCCTCGGCCATCATCGTGCCCCTGACCAAGGGCGGAAGCGTGGTCGGAACCCTCAAATTCTACGGCACGGCCAGCAAATCTCTCGATCTGCTGCTCTTCGAACTGGCCAAGGGGCTGGGCAACCTTTTCTCCACCCAGCTTGAGCTGGAAAACATCCAGATCACCGAACGCATGCTCGCCCATGCCGAAATCCGTCGTCTGCAGGCCCAGATCAACCCGCACTTCCTGTTCAATTCATTGAATACCATCATCTCCTTTTGCCGCACCAGCCCGGAAAAAGCCCGTACCCTGCTGCAGGACCTCTCCAGTTATCTGCGCAAGAGTCTGGAAGCCAGCCGGGGCTTTGTGCCCCTGTCCGAAGAGTTGGACCAGATCCGCTGCTATTTGGCCATCGAACAGGCCCGCTTCGGCGAACGCATCCGCATCGACTTCGATGTGCAGGATGGATGCGAATCCTGGCCCATTCCACCGCTCATCATCCAACCGCTGGTCGAAAACAGCGTGCGGCACGGCATCCTGGCCCATGAGAACGGCGGAGAGATCCGCGTACAGGTGCGAAAACAGGACGGACACCTGCATGTGGAAGTCAAGGATGACGGGGTGGGCATGGACCAGAACCAGGTTGACCGCCTCTTCGCCAAGACGCGCCTCGATTCCCGCTCAGGCGGGATCGGGGTCCGCAACTGCTTTCAGCGTCTGGAACAAATCTTCGGTCCGGCCTACCTGCCTTCGGTCGTCAGCGCGCCGGGTCAGGGCACGCGCATCGACTTCATGCTGCCCATGCCGGCCCGGGTCTGAGCCTCACTCACCTTTTCTCAAGCCAAATTCTGATCGCAAACCAGGCGTTTCGCCTCCTTTCGCGTGCACTTCAGGCGCAAAAAAAGACAGTTGAAACGAGCCTTCTTGTCTCCCTCTCCTTCTTTGACCTAAAGCGCGGCGTATCCGCCGAGTTCGACTCGGCAAGCCGTCCCGGTCATGGCAGCATGACCGAAAGTTGATTCGAAGGAACGTTAAGAGCAACCAACTTTTTTCCAAGGAGGGAGACTTGTTTTACTTCTTTTTCGCCGTCGCGGCACTCATCACCGGCTATTTCGTTTACGGCAAGATCGTCGAATCCAGTTTCGGCGTCGACACCTGTCGGGCCACCCCGGCCTGCCGCCTCGCGGACGGGGTCGACTATGTCAAAATGAACCCCAAAACCATCTACATGGTGCAGCTCCTGAACATCGCGGGGCTTGGCCCCATCTTCGGCCCCATCCTCGGCGCCCTCTACGGCCCGGCCGCGCTGGTCTGGATCGTGCTTGGCAGTATCTTCGCCGGAGCGGTGCACGACTATTTCTCCGGCATGATGTCCGTGCGCTATGACGGCAAGTCCATCCCCGACGCCGTGGGCCACAACCTCGGCAAGTTCGCCAAGCAGTTCATGAACGTCTTCTCCGTCATCCTGCTGCTCCTGGTCGGCGTGGTCTTCATCCTCGGACCGGCCAAGCTTCTGGCGGTCAAGATCGGCTTCAACCTGGACAAGAACATGGCCGTGGTGGTCTGGACCGGCATCATCTTCGCCTACTACTTCCTGGCGACCATCCTGCCCGTGGACAAGATCATCGGACGCCTCTATCCGCTCTTCACCGCCTGCCTGCTGATCATGGCCTTCGGCCTCTCGACCATGCTCATCGTGGACGGCTACACCTTCTTCCCCAACGGCGTAGGCCTGGCCAACGTGCATCCCAAAGGCCTGCCCATCTGGCCGCTGATGTTCATCACCATCGCCTGCGGCGCCATCTCCGGCTTCCACGCCACCCAGTCGCCCATGATGGCGCGCTGCATTCCCGATGAAAAATGCGGACGCCCCATCTTCTACGGCGCCATGATCGGCGAGGGCATCATCGCCCTGGTCTGGGCCACCCTGGGCATGACCTTCTACCAGACCCCCGAAGCCCTGCAGGCCACCCTGGCCAGCGGCGGCCCGGCCGCAGTGGTCGATCAGGTCGCCACCACCCTGATGGGCCCCATCGGCGGTTTCCTGGCCATCATCGGCGTCATCATTCTGCCCATCTCCTCCGGCGACACGGCCTTCCGCGCCGCGCGCCTGATCATCGCCGACTTCAGCAAGGTCGAACAGAAGTCCATCGCCAAGCGCCTGCTGATCGCCATCCCCCTGTTCGTCATCGGCTTCATCATCACCAAGACCGACTTCAACATCATCTGGCGTTATTTCGGCTTCGCCAACCAGACCCTGGCCACCATCGTGCTCTGGGCCTCGGCCATGTATCTGGTCCGCCACGGCAAGGCGCACTGGATCGCCAGTGTCCCCGCGACCTTCATGACCGCGGTTTGCGCCACCTACCTCTGCGTGGCCCCGGAATTCCCGCTGCACATGAGCGCGGACTACGGCTACCCCATCGGCATCGCCGTGGCCGCGGCCTGCTTCGTCTGGTTCATGCTTGCGGCCCGCAACACCCCGGTGGAGGTGGACGCCGTCGACTCTCCCGGAGTCATCGGCTGACCTGAACACATGTAAAAAAACAAACCCTCGCCGAATATCACGACGAGGGTTTGTCAATGTTCTGAGCCTGACCGGCGACCCGGTCAGGCTTTTTTCATGAATTGGCCAAACGCCTGTCCTCGTTTCCAAGGTCGCGCAGCAGAACCTGCGACGGAAATCCCAGTTCCACTTGCGGGGACTGCAGCCCCAGTCGTTCCTGAACATTGACGCAGATGGGCCCGGTCAGGTTGAGGGTGCTGCCCTGCGGGTCGCCTTTGGGCACGGTCACGCTGACCAGGATGAACAGGTCATGGATGCTGCGGACCTTCAGAAGCCGCTCTTCGGCCGCGGCCAGCCGAATCTCATAGCTCGGCAAAAAGGAGAAGGGATCGGCAAGCATCATGCCCATGCTCGGCATCTCCATGCTCTGCAGAAAATGAAAGGGGGTTCCGGGCTTGAACTCCACCAGGGCGAACTCTCGCAGGGACTCGAAGCCGATGATGCCACGGGGAAAACGGATGGTCTTGTCCGCGGAAATGACCAGCTGCCCGATACGTGAATTTATTGTTTGTCTTTTTTGGTCCATAATGCTGCCGCCATCATCAGATCGTTGTTATCGAGTTCCAGGGCCGAGGCGTTCTGGGTCTGCACCTTGAGATAGATTTCTTCCCGGTAGACCGGCATGTGTTCCGGCACTTCAAGGCCCAGCTTGATCTGCTGCCCCTTGATGCTTAAAATCGTGATCTTTATGTCATCACCCACATGCACGCTTTCTCCGGGGCGACGAGAGAGTATGAGCATAACCCCTTCCTACAGATAATTGACCAGGCTCATCTTCATGATCATGGACGAGGATTTGAGGACCGCTTCATAAGACAGCTGCTGGTTGGCCAGCTCCGTCAGAAGCGTGGCCAGATCCGCATCCTCCACATTGCTCATGCGCTCGGTTTCGTTGAGTTTGAGGCCGGAAAGAACGGTGTCGGCCACATCGAGCCGGTTTTCCCGCGCGCCCACGGAGGCCAGCTGGGTTGTGAAATACTGATGGCCCGTCTTCAGCCCGTCCAGGGCCTCGGCGCAGCCTTGCTGATCGTTGTTTTCAAGCGCGGCCACCAGCTTGCCCACGGTCACCATGATGTTGTTGCCCACATCGGAATCAGAGAACACCGGCTGCGTTCCGTTTTCATAGTAACCACCGAAAATTTCCGCGCCGACGTTGTTGAGCTGCAGATACTGCCCGGCGGAAATCTCCACGTTGTGCGCCGCCGTCTGAGGATGGATGACGAACTGGGCATTCTTGACAAGCTGGACCACGCCATCCCGGCCCGAAAGCACCAACTTTCCGCCCGGCACCAGCAGGTCGGCAGCGGTGCCGGTGTTGGCGGCCGTATGCCCTGTGGACCAGTTCACGCCGCCGTCGGTACTGTAAGAGTATTCGATGGGTACCCCTGAACCGATATTCACCGGAGCATCGTTATCAATGCGCGCCATGACATCGCTTGAAAAAAGTCCGCGCCCCTCGGCGTTGACCGCAGCGCCCATCTGAATGACCCCGGTGGACCCGGATTTGACCATGAACTCCACGCCCGTGAGATTGCCGCTGCCGGTCACCTGCACCCCGCCATACGGCGTCTGAATGACGGGCGTGGCAATGTTGTCTACCGTGACGGTCGTCCAGGTGGTCCCGTCAACTGAGTACTCGGCCTGAAACGTGCCGCCGCTGCCGGGGGCTCCGACCGCGCCCAAAACCCGGACTTCCACGTCCTTCTCGAAACCTCCCAGAGGCAAGGCGGAGATGGTCGCGCTCCCAGCGGAATACAGGACTGCGGACTGAGATTCGTGATCGCCCTTGTAGACCGCCGTGGGGGCCACGGTCAGCCACGAGCCCTTTGTCATCAGCTTGTTGGACTCGGGCGAAAGCTCCACTTCATAATCAGCCGGAAAAGAAACGCTGACTCCGCCCAGATTCAGCGATCCGTCGGCGTCCCAGGTTCCTGTCTCCCAGGTTGCGCCCCCGTCCTTGCTGAACCGGCAGTCCGTGCCGCTGACTGGAACGGTGGTCCCTTCCGCCCCCAGGAACTGGACGACGAAACTGCGGCTGGCCAGGCCCGTGGCCAGGCCGAGGCTGTTGCCGTCCTGATCGTAGACCATGAGCGCCTCCTCGAAGGCGCTCTCGTCAAATTTCTGGCCTCCGAAAATGGCGTTCCCCTCGAACCGGGAGTTGGCCAGGTTGACCAGTTGGCTGAATATCTGGCGGACCTCGTAGGAGGTCGCCTCGCGGTCGGAGGCGGTCATTGTCCCGGAAGCGCCCTGCTCGGCCAGTCCCTTGAGCTTGGTGAGCAAGGTGCTGACCTGGATCATGGATTCGTCGGCCAGGCCAAGCCAGCCCTTGGCCGTATCGATGTTGCTGCGGTACTGGTCGATGGAGGACAGGGAGGTGCGGTAATTGAGCACGCGGGCCGTACCCACCGGATCGTCTGAGGGTTTGTTGATGCGCTTCTGGCTGGAAGCCTGCATGTTCAGATCCATGAGCCGGGACTGGGTGTCCTGCAGATTGTACAGAAAATTGCTGTACTGATTACGAAGGGATACGCGCATGACCCGCCTCCATTAGTTCTTGAGCCCCAAAAGCACTTCCAGCATGGACTCGGCCGTTGTGATCAGTTTCGCAGCGGCCGTGTAGGCGTGCTGAAACTTGATCAGGTTGGTCATTTCCTCGTCCAGATTCACGCCTGAGACCGATTCCTGCCGCGACTTCAAATCGTTGGCCAGGGCCTCCTGATATTCCGCGTTGAACTTCGCGGACTGCGTGTCCGACCCGGCCTTGGCGACCAGGGTGGAATAGTATTCCCCCAGCGTCTGGCGAGTCGTGCCCTCGGTCACGGTGCGCGTGGCCACGGCCTTGGTCTGCAGGGCCGCAATGGCGGCAGCCATGGTATTGTCGCCCGCATTCATCTCCCCGGCGCCGTTGACGTGGCCGGTGTTGATGCGGGAGGTGTTGCTGCGCACGCTGTTGTTGACCGACAGGGTCCGCGCGTCCGAACCCTCGAAAAACGTGTTGATGCCGAGCGCGGCCAAGAGTCCCGTCGTGTCGGAGCCAAAGGCGAAGTCATGATCGGCGTCGGCGGTTATCTGCAGGTGGTTATCCGGCGCGGAAGCCGTGAGCGCGCCGCCAAAGGTGCTGTTGATCGCATCGACCACGTCCTGCAGACTGTGCGCGGCCGGGTCGAAGTTCTGCACGCCGGCCGTCCCGGAATCGAAATCAAGGCCCTGGAACTGCACCAGCGCTCCGGTGGTCTTGTCATAGACGCCGATCATGAGGTTGCCGCTTTCCAGCTTGTCGCCAAAGATCAACCCGGCGTCGACGCCAAGCTCCGCATCCTTGTCCACCAGCCCGTACGTACCGATGACATCCTCAAAGCGCTCAAGGCCGGTGCCTTGGGAATGAAGACGATTGACCTCCCAGACCAGGCTTTTAGCGAAGGCGTCGAGCTTTTCGAGGTAGCCGCCGACACTTGCGTCCCGAAACTGAAAGTAACCGGCCAGACTGCCGCCGGTCAGACGGCGCTCGTTGTTCTCGCCGTTGCTCAGGATCTGCGGCGTGATATTGACCTTGGAGGCGGACGTTTCATACCAGAAGACGGATTTGTTGGGCAGAATCTGAAAACGGTCCCCGGCAGTGAGCGTATCACCGGCTTCGGGCGAAAAAAGTACGGATCCCTTCCCATCGGGCAGCAGCACGCCCTCATCCGTGACGGTGAAGACACCCACCCCGTTTTCGTCCTTAAGCCAGGTCTTGCCGCCGTCCGCGGAAACCTTGAAGGTCACCCCGCCGCCGGAAACCAGCCCGGGGTTGACGATTTCAATTGTGTATTCGCTGGAACTCTCGCCATTGAACGAAACAGTTCCCGCATACGTCGAGGCGCTATCCAGAGAGGCCGAAAAGGGAGCCGACTCGAAGGCCAGCCTGAAGGCATTGGTGCCATCGACCAGCGTATGCCCGGCCTTGGTGGTGATCGTCACATTACCGAGGCCGTTGTCGATGTAATTGATGTCGATCTTCTCGGCCAGTTCGCGAACCAGGGACGCACGCTGGTCGCGCAGACCGTTGGCGTTGTTCTTGCCCGTCTCCTCGGTCACGGTGATCTGACTGTTCAGCTCGGCGATGCTTTTGAGAAGAGTATTTATTTCTTGTACTTCCGCGGCGATGGTGTCGTCCGTCTGCCCTTGCAGCCGCTGAAGATCCGCCTGCACGACCCCGATGGCCTGCTCCAGGTTGGAGGCGTGCCCGAGCAGGGCCGCGCGCACGCTGGTGTCGCCGGGATTGGTGGCCAGGGTCTGCCAATCCGCCCAGAACGCGGACAGAGCCGAGTTGACCCCTTGCGCGTTGGACTCGTTGAAGATCATCTCAACGTTCTGCAGATTCTCGTAGAGCTTCTGCCAGCGCTGCTGCTCCGAGCTCTTGGTGTTGTACATGACCTCGGTGAATTCGTCGAAATAACGGATGACTTCGGCCGCGTTGACGCCGGTGCCGAGCTGGCCCGGACTGTAGCTGATGTAATAGCCATCCTCGAAGCGTACGGCCTGACGGCTGTAGCCCTCGGTGTTGGCGTTCGAGATATTGTTGCCGACGACCTCGATGGCCGCCTGGTTGGCAAAAAGGGACTGCTTCCCGATGTTGAACAGGGACGCGATGCCGGGCATCAGAGCCTCCCGCGAACCAATGTCGCCGTGGCCGTGCGATCCTGCCACGTTCCCTTGGCCGAGTAGGTGTTGCGTTCTCTGGGCGCGACCTGATTTTGAAAGTGACTGAGCAGCACCCCGCTCTGCTTCCACAGAGCCATGGCCAGATCGGCGTTGATGGATGCGAGCTGTCCGCTGTCCTGCTCATGCGTGATGATTTTGGCCCGCCACGTTTCAAAGATCCGCCTGTCCGCTGCGGGCAGGGTCTCCAGAAAAACCGCCAGGTTGGTCATGCCCGCCGATTGCAGGCGATGGACCAGCGCCTCGCGTTCACGCACGAGCTGCCTGATCAGGTCCTGAATGCACATCTCAAGCCCCGTCACCTTGTCCGGTGCGCCTGCCCGCAGCAGGGAGTACTCCTCGCGCAGGAGCTGGCAGAGAAGCTCTGTGCCTTTGGCCTGACGAATGAGACTGCCAAGAATGATCTGTTGCATATGGTGCTTCCTTTCATGTGAAAAGTCGTGGGACGTACGGCCGAGACAGGAAATCCCTGCTTGGCCTAGCCCTCTTTTCCCTGATCATTGCAAAATCCCGACCAGTGCGCACCTGGCCTTCCAGGTGCTGTGCCGTAGGGCCTTCCCGCCCGGATGCGGTCCCAGGAGAGCCAGCCGCCCGGCAAGAATTTCCCCGTGGTCTTACGCACTATGGTCCGTCCTCGCCGTCCATGCGTACAACGCGCAGGGCGTCCTCCAGATCCGTGGGCATGGCCTGCGCCTTTTCCGCTCCGGACAGATTCGAGCGCTGCTCAATGCGCCGTGCCAGCATCTCGGCCTCATGCTGTGCCGTAATGGCGGCCAGCGTGCGCGGCTGCACGGCCGCAGCCTGATTCCGGGGCTGAGTCGAGCTCGACGCCGAGCGGTCCAGGGGATGCAATGGCGCCGTGGAAGTCGTATCGCGACTGGCGTTGACCAGGCGCTCTGAAAGATTCGCATAGAGCATGTCGGACAAGCCGATACCCCCGCTGCGCGACATCTTGACCGACAGCTCCTGGTCGAACATGGACAGATAGCCCTCTTCTTCCTTGGAATGGAGCATTCCCTCCTTGGGCACGGAAGCACGCATCTGTTTCCAGATCTGGCCGATGAACACGGCCTCGAAGTCCTGGCAGGCTTTCTTGAGCTTGGCCTCGTCCATGCCTTTTTCGGGCTGCACTTGGGAGCGCAGATTCCGGAGCCTGTCCTGCAGGCTTTGCGTCGGATCAGGTTCGGGCAGGCCCGTGGTGATAATCTCGTTCATGCCGCCTCCGCTGGCTAGATGACTTCAAGATCGGCATGCAGAGCGCCCGCCGATTTCATGGTCCGCAGAATGGAAATCAGGTCCCGGGGCGTGGCGCCAATGGCATTCAAACCATCGACCAGCTCCTGGATGGACGCCCCCGCCATGAGAATGAGCCGACGCTGCTCTTCGCGTACGCCGATCTCGGTGGCCGGAGTGATGGCCGTCTGGCCCGGGGAGAACGCTCCGGGCTGGGAAACCTGAGGCTGTTCGGACACAACCACGTTCAGGTTGCCGTGGGACACGGCCACCTTGGCCAGGGTGACGTTGGCGCCCAGAACCACGGTGCCGGTCTTTTCATCGACAACCACCTTGGCCCGACTGTCGGGCTGGACTTCCAGATTTTCCAGGGAGGCCATGAGCGCGACGATATTGCCCTGATACTGGGAAGGAACCCCGAGCCTGATGGAGGAGGCGTCCTGGGCGTGGGCGTACTGACCGCCAATGGCCTT is a genomic window of Desulfomicrobium baculatum DSM 4028 containing:
- a CDS encoding LytS/YhcK type 5TM receptor domain-containing protein, coding for MNSDALILALAERLGLIVAGAFLLLTITPIHKMRLRQGPSWRSTLLQILFFGAAGILGTYGGNLVSQSVANLRAMAVITGGLFGGPVVGIASGLIAGGHRILIDIGGFSAVPCGMATMIEGAAAGLLTLYLKERSVDWRWAAGLALGGETLHMGMVLVLSHSFTEAVELVRIIAAPMILLNALGAATFVQVINVVFRYRARQDSVQAQEILDIANSTASHLRSGLTAESAMATARIIHSRVAVGAVAITGEADVLAHIGVGDDHHLPGRPIVTKATRTVLETGQPMFLSNKAGIGCGHRDCPFASAIIVPLTKGGSVVGTLKFYGTASKSLDLLLFELAKGLGNLFSTQLELENIQITERMLAHAEIRRLQAQINPHFLFNSLNTIISFCRTSPEKARTLLQDLSSYLRKSLEASRGFVPLSEELDQIRCYLAIEQARFGERIRIDFDVQDGCESWPIPPLIIQPLVENSVRHGILAHENGGEIRVQVRKQDGHLHVEVKDDGVGMDQNQVDRLFAKTRLDSRSGGIGVRNCFQRLEQIFGPAYLPSVVSAPGQGTRIDFMLPMPARV
- a CDS encoding carbon starvation CstA family protein → MFYFFFAVAALITGYFVYGKIVESSFGVDTCRATPACRLADGVDYVKMNPKTIYMVQLLNIAGLGPIFGPILGALYGPAALVWIVLGSIFAGAVHDYFSGMMSVRYDGKSIPDAVGHNLGKFAKQFMNVFSVILLLLVGVVFILGPAKLLAVKIGFNLDKNMAVVVWTGIIFAYYFLATILPVDKIIGRLYPLFTACLLIMAFGLSTMLIVDGYTFFPNGVGLANVHPKGLPIWPLMFITIACGAISGFHATQSPMMARCIPDEKCGRPIFYGAMIGEGIIALVWATLGMTFYQTPEALQATLASGGPAAVVDQVATTLMGPIGGFLAIIGVIILPISSGDTAFRAARLIIADFSKVEQKSIAKRLLIAIPLFVIGFIITKTDFNIIWRYFGFANQTLATIVLWASAMYLVRHGKAHWIASVPATFMTAVCATYLCVAPEFPLHMSADYGYPIGIAVAAACFVWFMLAARNTPVEVDAVDSPGVIG
- the fliW gene encoding flagellar assembly protein FliW, yielding MDQKRQTINSRIGQLVISADKTIRFPRGIIGFESLREFALVEFKPGTPFHFLQSMEMPSMGMMLADPFSFLPSYEIRLAAAEERLLKVRSIHDLFILVSVTVPKGDPQGSTLNLTGPICVNVQERLGLQSPQVELGFPSQVLLRDLGNEDRRLANS
- the csrA gene encoding carbon storage regulator CsrA, producing the protein MLILSRRPGESVHVGDDIKITILSIKGQQIKLGLEVPEHMPVYREEIYLKVQTQNASALELDNNDLMMAAALWTKKDKQ
- the flgL gene encoding flagellar hook-associated protein FlgL, with amino-acid sequence MRVSLRNQYSNFLYNLQDTQSRLMDLNMQASSQKRINKPSDDPVGTARVLNYRTSLSSIDQYRSNIDTAKGWLGLADESMIQVSTLLTKLKGLAEQGASGTMTASDREATSYEVRQIFSQLVNLANSRFEGNAIFGGQKFDESAFEEALMVYDQDGNSLGLATGLASRSFVVQFLGAEGTTVPVSGTDCRFSKDGGATWETGTWDADGSLNLGGVSVSFPADYEVELSPESNKLMTKGSWLTVAPTAVYKGDHESQSAVLYSAGSATISALPLGGFEKDVEVRVLGAVGAPGSGGTFQAEYSVDGTTWTTVTVDNIATPVIQTPYGGVQVTGSGNLTGVEFMVKSGSTGVIQMGAAVNAEGRGLFSSDVMARIDNDAPVNIGSGVPIEYSYSTDGGVNWSTGHTAANTGTAADLLVPGGKLVLSGRDGVVQLVKNAQFVIHPQTAAHNVEISAGQYLQLNNVGAEIFGGYYENGTQPVFSDSDVGNNIMVTVGKLVAALENNDQQGCAEALDGLKTGHQYFTTQLASVGARENRLDVADTVLSGLKLNETERMSNVEDADLATLLTELANQQLSYEAVLKSSSMIMKMSLVNYL
- the flgK gene encoding flagellar hook-associated protein FlgK, which codes for MPGIASLFNIGKQSLFANQAAIEVVGNNISNANTEGYSRQAVRFEDGYYISYSPGQLGTGVNAAEVIRYFDEFTEVMYNTKSSEQQRWQKLYENLQNVEMIFNESNAQGVNSALSAFWADWQTLATNPGDTSVRAALLGHASNLEQAIGVVQADLQRLQGQTDDTIAAEVQEINTLLKSIAELNSQITVTEETGKNNANGLRDQRASLVRELAEKIDINYIDNGLGNVTITTKAGHTLVDGTNAFRLAFESAPFSASLDSASTYAGTVSFNGESSSEYTIEIVNPGLVSGGGVTFKVSADGGKTWLKDENGVGVFTVTDEGVLLPDGKGSVLFSPEAGDTLTAGDRFQILPNKSVFWYETSASKVNITPQILSNGENNERRLTGGSLAGYFQFRDASVGGYLEKLDAFAKSLVWEVNRLHSQGTGLERFEDVIGTYGLVDKDAELGVDAGLIFGDKLESGNLMIGVYDKTTGALVQFQGLDFDSGTAGVQNFDPAAHSLQDVVDAINSTFGGALTASAPDNHLQITADADHDFAFGSDTTGLLAALGINTFFEGSDARTLSVNNSVRSNTSRINTGHVNGAGEMNAGDNTMAAAIAALQTKAVATRTVTEGTTRQTLGEYYSTLVAKAGSDTQSAKFNAEYQEALANDLKSRQESVSGVNLDEEMTNLIKFQHAYTAAAKLITTAESMLEVLLGLKN
- the flgN gene encoding flagellar export chaperone FlgN, whose translation is MQQIILGSLIRQAKGTELLCQLLREEYSLLRAGAPDKVTGLEMCIQDLIRQLVREREALVHRLQSAGMTNLAVFLETLPAADRRIFETWRAKIITHEQDSGQLASINADLAMALWKQSGVLLSHFQNQVAPRERNTYSAKGTWQDRTATATLVRGRL
- a CDS encoding rod-binding protein; translated protein: MNEIITTGLPEPDPTQSLQDRLRNLRSQVQPEKGMDEAKLKKACQDFEAVFIGQIWKQMRASVPKEGMLHSKEEEGYLSMFDQELSVKMSRSGGIGLSDMLYANLSERLVNASRDTTSTAPLHPLDRSASSSTQPRNQAAAVQPRTLAAITAQHEAEMLARRIEQRSNLSGAEKAQAMPTDLEDALRVVRMDGEDGP